Below is a genomic region from Delftia tsuruhatensis.
GGCCTCGCTGGACATGTGCACGGTGGCGCGAAAGCCCAGCGCCGCCGCCATGATGCCGATGCTCATGCCCAGGTTGCCCGTGGAGCCGACGGCGACTTCGTGGCGTGCGAAGCAGGCGCGCGCCGCGGCCGAGGCCAGCCTCCCATGGTCTTCGCCCGGTGGCAGCAGGCCGTGGCGCTGCGCCACCTGCTCGGCGAATTCCAGCACCTCGTGAAAGCCCCCGCGTGCCTTGATCGATCCGGCCACGGCCAGCTGGTGGTCGGCCTTGATCCAGAAGCGTCCCGCGCCGGCCGCCTGCGGCCCGATCAGGGCCTCGGACTGCGCACGGGACAGCGGCAGCAGCGGTGATTCGACGATGCCGCCCGTGGCGGCCAGTTCCGGGAACAGCCGTTGCAGCAGTGGTGCGAAGCGGTCCAGCCGCGCCTCGGCGGCATCAATATCACTTTCATCAATGGATTGCGTGTGTTCCAGGCGGATTTCCGTGCCATGCTCCGGATTGATCCAAAGTGGAAGATTGGTATCGGAAGCCTGTGCTCCGAGGGACATCATTGGTATTTTCCCCAATTCATTCATGGATTTGCCGAAGATTCGTGCTTGCTGCTCTGTCGTGCATTCTGTGGACAGGTTGGACCGAGGACAAATCAATACTGTCAATTCATGCATTAGTAATACCAATGAAGAATCATCTTTCCTCCTCACTGCTGGCCTGGCTGCGCTGCTTTGATGCCGTGGCCCGCAACAGCAGCTTCACGCTGGCGGCCAATGAGCTGCATGTGACCCAGGGATCGATCAGCCAGCAGGTCCGCAAGCTGGAGGAGTACCTGGGCGTGACCTTGTTCGAGCGGCGGGGGCGGCAACTGGCGTTGACGCGCGAAGGCGCGCGCCTGGCGCTGGCCTCGGGCCAGGCATTCGAGTCGCTGAACCAGGCCGTCGGCAAGCTGCGCCGCAGCCCGGGCAGGAGCACGCCGCTGAACCTGAGCTGCTCACCGTCGTTCGCACTGCTGTGGTTGACGCCCCGGGTCAGCGATCTGCTGCAGGGACAGGCCGAGCTGTCGGTGCGCATCTATGGCGAATTCCATGTGCTGGACCGCGCCAGCATGGCCTTGAACGGAATACAGGCAGGCATCCGCTTTGATCCCGGGCACTATGCCGACCTGCATGCCGAGCGCTTCCTGGACGAGTGGCTGGTGCCCGTGGCCACGCTCGGGTTCGTGCGTGCGCATCCGCATCTGCGCGACATCGGCGAGCTGCCGCCGCAGCTGATGCTGCACGACGAAAGTCCCTGGCAGGATGCGCCTTCGAACATCGAGTGGGATACCTGGCTGAACGCCATGGGCGCGGCCGTGCCCCGGCACGGCGGCGCGTGCTTCAACCTGTCGCAACTGGCCATGGTGGCGGCGCTGGCAGGACAGGGCGTGGCCATGGGCCGGCTGGCCCTGGTGTACGACGAACTGCTCAGCGGCCGGCTGGTGGCCTTGTTCCCGTTCGCCGTGCGTTCGCGGGCCAGCTACCACTTCCTGTTCACGCAGGCGCCTGCCGGCGGCCCCGAGCATCTGCGCCAATGGCTGCACGACGCCGGAGCACGCTTTGCACGCGAGCGCGATCAACTGCTGGAGCGGCTGGGGATCGCGCAGCGCGGGTGACCGCCACCAGGACGGGCCGGCGGGCAGCGCTCCGATAATGGCGTTCGCCCGGGAGCCAGCATGGACATCAACCTCATCCGCAACTTCGTCGAAATCGTGGACGCGCGCAGCCTGAGCGCGGCGGCGCGCCAGCGGGACATCACGCGCTCGAAGGTGAGCAAGGAGCTCAAGGCACTGGAGGCGGCCATGGGCGTGACGCTGCTGCACAGGACCACGCGCTCCATCCTGCTGACGGCGGCGGGCGAGGTGCTCTACGAGCATGGCCAGAGCATCATCCGCGAGGTGGAGGCCGCGCAGGGCGCCATCGACGCGCTGCGCCAGGTGGTGACCGGCACGGTGCGCCTGAGCGTGCCCACGGGGCTGGGGGAGATGTACCTGGCCGACCTGCTGCTGGCCTTTCGCAAGCGCCATCCCGAGGTGCGCATCCGCGTGCTGTTCTCCAACCGGGTCAGCGACCTGATGAGCGCGCAGGTCGATGTGGCCGTGCGCCTGGCGCAGGAGGTGCAGGAACACCTGGTGGCGCGGGACCTGGGGCCGGTGGAGTTCGGCCTGTATGCGAGCAGCGCGTTTGCCCGGGGACGGCCGTTCCACAGTCCCATGGACATTCCCAACGGCGTGCTGCTGACGCCACCGGGCGATGGCAGGACCTATGCCATCACGGTGAGCGACGGGCAGCGCGAGGTGGGTCTGAAGTGCGAGCCCTTCATCACCAGCGAGCACTTTCCCTTCCTCAAGCAGGCCATGGCCAAGGGCCACGGCGTGGCGGCCCTGCCGCACTACATGGTGGCCGACGAGCTGCGCGCGGGTGCCGTGCAGCGCATGTGCCCGGACTGGACGGTGTCCGGCCTGGGTGACAGGCTCTACATCATCACGGCCGAGGACCGCCGGCCCTCGCATGCGGTCAAGGCCCTGACGGAGTTCCTCAAGGTCAGCCTGCAGCGGTTCGTGCAGCAGGGGGGAACACGCTAGTTGTCCAGCGAGATGTTGTTGTCCGTGATGACCTTGCGCCACATCTGGCTGTCAGATGCCAGGAACTCGTCGAGCTGGGCCTGGGTCTGCGGTTGCCTGGCGGCCAGGGTCTGCTGGCCCAGCGCCCTGGCGAACCCGGGGTCGAGCAGGACTTTGTTCACGGCCGATTGCAGGGTGCTGCGCGCCTGCGCGGGCGTGCCGGCGGGCAGGGCGATGCCGAACCAGGTCGAAGCCTTGAAGCCCGGTACGCCCGACTCTGCGACGGTGGGCGTCTGCGGCAGGAACTGCGAGCGCTCGGGGCCCGTGGTGGCGATGGCGACCAGCTTGCCGGCCTTGATGTGGGGCAGGGAGGTGCCGGCCACGTCGACCATGAGCTGGGTGTCGTTGGCCATCAGTGCCGTGAGCGCGGGGGCGCTGCCGTTGAAGGGAATGTGGGTGGCGGCCACATCCAGGCGGGCCTTGATGAGTTCGGTGGTCAGCTGCAGCGGGTTGCCCAGTCCCACGGAGCTGTAGTTGAGCTGGCCCGCATGGGTCCTGGCATAGGCCTTGAGGTCGGCCACGGTCCTGATGCCGGTCTGGCTGTTGGTGACCAGGACCAGGGGCGCCTCGGCCAGGATGTTGGTCAGGCGCAGTTCCTTGTCGGGGTTGTAGCTGAGCTTCTTGTAGAGCAGGGGGTTGAGCACCATGGAGGCGTTGCTGGCCAGCAGCAGGGTGTAGCCATCGGCCGGCGAACGCGCCACGGCCGAGGCCGCGATCATGGTGTTGGCGCCGGGGCGGTTCTCCACCACCACCGATTGTTTGAGTTCGGTGGACAGGTGGGTGGCCAGGGTGCGGGCCAGCACGTCCACCGAGCCGCCCGGCGCATAGGGTGCGATGAGCTTGATGGGCTTGGCGGGGTAGTCCGACTGGGCGAATGCGGCGGGTGCGGCCGCCGCGGCGGCAAGCAGCAGGGCGATGGCTTTGTTCTTCATGGCTTTGTCTCCTGTGGTGGTTGGATTCAGACCTTGCGCTGCGTCGCGGCCCAGTGGGCGTCGCGCAGCTTTCTCTTGGCGATCTTTCCGTTGTCGTCGCGGGGCAGTGCCTGGAAGGCGAAGCTGCGCGGCAGCTTGTAGGCGGCCAGGCGACCCTTGAGCCAGTCCCTGAGTTCGGCCTCGGCCAGTGCGCCTGGCTGGCTGGTCTCGATCAGGGCCAGCAGCCGCTCGCCGTATTCGGCGTCGGGCACGCCGATGACGGCGCAGTCGGCCACCAGCGGATGCCTGAGCAGCTCGTTCTCGATCTCGGCCGGGTAGATGTTCACGCCGCCCGAGATCACCATGTCCGAGTCCCGGTCGCAGACGTAGAGAAAGCCCTCTTCGTCCAGGTAGCCCATGTCGCCCAGCGTGATCAGGCCGTCGCGCTCCATCTGGCGGCGTGCCTCGTCCCTGCCCTTGTAGCTGAAGTCGGCATAGGCGGGCTGGCGCACATAGATCAGGCCGACCTCGCCCGCGGGCAGCTCCCGGCCCTGCTTGTCGAGGATGCGGACCTGGGCGTCCAGCAGCGGCCGGCCCGCGCTGCCGGGGTGGGTGAGCGCATCCCCGGAGCCGATGAAGGTGACCAGACCCGCCTCGCTGGACGCATAGGTCTCGTTGACGATGGGGCCCAGCCATTCGATCATGGCCTTCTTGATCTCGGGTGCGCAGGGCGAGCCCGTGGAGGCGATGAAGCGCAGCGAGGAGGTGTCGTAGCGCTCGCGCACCTCGCGGGGCAGCCGCAGCAGGCGCACATACATGATGGGCACCATGTAGGCCGTATCGATGCGGTGTTCCTGCACCAGCCGCAGGAAGCGCTCGGGGTCGAAGCGCTGCTCCAGCACCAGCAGTTCGCTGGACATGAGCGCGTTCTGGAAGTAGACGCTGGGCGCGCTGTGGTAGATGGGGGCGGTCAGCAGGGTGCGTGCGCCGGGTTGCAGGCCGTAGCCGGCCTGGATCAGCGCGCGGCCCGCGGCCTGGCGCCGGGGCAATTCATCCAGGGGAAAGGCGTGGCGCAACACGCCCTTGGGCTTTCCGGTCGTGCCCGAGGTATAGGCCATGTGGCCGCGCGGCGCGGCCGGCGGGCCGTCGTAGGGCCCCTGGGCCGAGAGCCAGGCCTCGTAGTCCTGGGCGGGCTCGCGGGCGCCTGCGACGCGCCGTGGCAGATCGGCATAGAGCTCTCCCTGGAGCCCGTCGAGCAGGTCCTGGCTGGTGATGAGGGCGCGCGCGCCGCTGTCGGCCAGGATGTAGTCGATCTCCGTGGCGGTGAAATGCCAGTTGATGGGGCAGTAGTAGATGCCCGCGATGCGGCAGGCATGGACCACGTCGGCGTATTCGATGCCGTTGCGCAGGAAGACGGCGAGCACGTCGCCCTCGGCCAGGCCCAGGCCGCGCAGGCCCCGGGCCAGGCGGCTGCCGCGCAGTTGCTGGTCGGCGGGCGTCAGCGCATGGCCTTCGAAGACCAGGGTGGATTGCGGTGTGGCGGTGCTCATGCGGGGGCGCCTTCCTGTGCCGCGTCCTGTGTGGCGGGGCGGCTGGCGGCCCTGGCCATCTGCCGGGCGTGGGCCCAGTCGGCGTCGTCCCAGGCCTGGTATTCGGTGAAGTAGGCGCCGTTGGCCAGGGCATCGCCGCCATCGAGCGTGATGGTCTGGCCGTTGAGCCAGCTGTTGCCCGGGGCCAGGATGAAGGCGGCCATGTTGCCGATGTCCTCGTCCGTCCCCAGGCGGCGCATGGGGTTGTCCAGGCGGCGGCGGTCGGCCGAATCCTCGTTGCCCTCGATCCGGGGACGCAGCCGCTGGCTGGCGCCCTGGGTGGGAATCACGCCCGGCGCGATGGCGTTCAGGCGTATGCGCCTGGGCCCCCATTCCACGGCCAGCGACTTGGTCATGGCGTCCAGCCCGGCCTTGGACATGGCCGAGGGCACGACGAAGGGCGATCCCGTGTCCACCCAGGTGACGACGATGGACAGCACCGCGCCCGGCAGGCCTTCGGAGATCCAGCGCCGGCCCACGGCCTGGGTGACGTAGAACGTGCCCCGGAAGACGATGTCCGAGATGGCGTGGAAGCCGTTGATGCTCAGGTCCTCGGTGCGGCTGACGAAGTTGCCGGCCGCATTGTTGATGAGGGCGGTGAGCGGGCCATGGGCGCTCCAGATGCGGTCGATCACGGCATTCACAGCCTCGGGCTGGCGGATGTCGAGTTCGTGGGCGAAGGCCCGGGCACCGAGGTCGGCCTGCAGCCTGTCGCAGGCCTGCTGCACCACGGCCAGGCGCCGGCCGCACAGGTGCACCTCGGCCCCCAGTTCCGCCAGCCTGGTGGCCATGGCGAGGCCCAGCCCCGTGCCCCCGCCCGTGACCAGGACGCGCTGGCCCTGGAAAAGATGTGTCTCGAACATGTATGCCTCCTTTTGTCTCCACTCTAGGGAGACGGAGGCACTTCGAAAAGCCGGGCTCTGGAACCCGGTTGGTTCCGTGGTGGAAACAATGAGCGGGTTTCTTCGGCGTCTGCCGGATCAGGGCGCCGGCCCGTGCCCTGCCTTGGTGGCCGCGCCGCGCAGTTGCGCGACCTGGCTGGCCGTGACGTCGGCGGGCAGCCCGCCCATCGTGGCGCGCATGAAGCTGGCCAACTCCGCCACCTGGGCATCGTCCAGGTCCCCCATGAAACCCGGCATGCCGGGCAGTGGAGTGGGGCGCTCGCTGCCGCCCGGGTGCTTGGGCAGCCCGACCAGGATGGCCAGCACCAGGTTGCGTGCATCTGCCTGCCGTACCGTGCTGTTGCCCGCCAGTGGGGGCATGGTCAGGCTGCGACCCAGGCCTTCGCTGCCGTGGCAGCTGGCGCACAGCGCCATGTAGTGGCGGCGGCCGCCATCCAGCGCCGGGGATGTGTCGGCGGCCGGTGCCGGCAGCGCTTGCGCGGTGGGGGGCGTGTCTCCGAGCAGGAAGGTGGACAGCGCGGCGATGTCCTCGCCCGTGAAATGCCGCGTGCTGTTGGCGATGACCTCGTGCATCTCGTCGAAGGCGCTGCCATGGGCAGAGAAGCCGGCTTGCAGGAACTGCGCCATGCCCCCGGATGTCCAGCCGCGCGCGGCCAGGCCCTTCGCCGTGATGTCGGGGGCCGTGAACAGCGACAGGGTGCCGCCCTGGAGCCACTGGTCCTTTTGCATCTGTCCGAACAGGCCGCGCGGCGTATGGCATTCGGCGCAGTGGCCCATGACGTTGCCCAGGTACTGGCCGCGCAGCCAGGCGGGGCTGTGGCCCTGGCTGCCCACGGGCAGGGGATCGCCGGACAGGAACAGCGTCTTCCAGCCGAACATGAGCACGCGCAGGTTGAAGGGGAAGGGCAATTCGGGCTTGTGGTTGGGCCGGGCCACGGGCCGGGTGTTCATGAGGTAGCCGTAGATCAGGTCCGAGTCCTCGCGCGTCATCCGGTGGTAGGAGACATAGGGCATGGCCGGATAGAGCTGGCGCCCGCCCGGGGCGGTGCCGCGCGTGACGGCGGCGTGGAATTCATCGGCCGTCCAGCGGCCTATGCCGTGGTCGGGGTCCGGGCTGATATTGGTGCCGTACAGGGTGCCGAAGGGGTGGGCAGGG
It encodes:
- a CDS encoding LysR family transcriptional regulator translates to MKNHLSSSLLAWLRCFDAVARNSSFTLAANELHVTQGSISQQVRKLEEYLGVTLFERRGRQLALTREGARLALASGQAFESLNQAVGKLRRSPGRSTPLNLSCSPSFALLWLTPRVSDLLQGQAELSVRIYGEFHVLDRASMALNGIQAGIRFDPGHYADLHAERFLDEWLVPVATLGFVRAHPHLRDIGELPPQLMLHDESPWQDAPSNIEWDTWLNAMGAAVPRHGGACFNLSQLAMVAALAGQGVAMGRLALVYDELLSGRLVALFPFAVRSRASYHFLFTQAPAGGPEHLRQWLHDAGARFARERDQLLERLGIAQRG
- a CDS encoding LysR family transcriptional regulator codes for the protein MDINLIRNFVEIVDARSLSAAARQRDITRSKVSKELKALEAAMGVTLLHRTTRSILLTAAGEVLYEHGQSIIREVEAAQGAIDALRQVVTGTVRLSVPTGLGEMYLADLLLAFRKRHPEVRIRVLFSNRVSDLMSAQVDVAVRLAQEVQEHLVARDLGPVEFGLYASSAFARGRPFHSPMDIPNGVLLTPPGDGRTYAITVSDGQREVGLKCEPFITSEHFPFLKQAMAKGHGVAALPHYMVADELRAGAVQRMCPDWTVSGLGDRLYIITAEDRRPSHAVKALTEFLKVSLQRFVQQGGTR
- a CDS encoding Bug family tripartite tricarboxylate transporter substrate binding protein — encoded protein: MKNKAIALLLAAAAAAPAAFAQSDYPAKPIKLIAPYAPGGSVDVLARTLATHLSTELKQSVVVENRPGANTMIAASAVARSPADGYTLLLASNASMVLNPLLYKKLSYNPDKELRLTNILAEAPLVLVTNSQTGIRTVADLKAYARTHAGQLNYSSVGLGNPLQLTTELIKARLDVAATHIPFNGSAPALTALMANDTQLMVDVAGTSLPHIKAGKLVAIATTGPERSQFLPQTPTVAESGVPGFKASTWFGIALPAGTPAQARSTLQSAVNKVLLDPGFARALGQQTLAARQPQTQAQLDEFLASDSQMWRKVITDNNISLDN
- a CDS encoding acyl-CoA synthetase, with protein sequence MSTATPQSTLVFEGHALTPADQQLRGSRLARGLRGLGLAEGDVLAVFLRNGIEYADVVHACRIAGIYYCPINWHFTATEIDYILADSGARALITSQDLLDGLQGELYADLPRRVAGAREPAQDYEAWLSAQGPYDGPPAAPRGHMAYTSGTTGKPKGVLRHAFPLDELPRRQAAGRALIQAGYGLQPGARTLLTAPIYHSAPSVYFQNALMSSELLVLEQRFDPERFLRLVQEHRIDTAYMVPIMYVRLLRLPREVRERYDTSSLRFIASTGSPCAPEIKKAMIEWLGPIVNETYASSEAGLVTFIGSGDALTHPGSAGRPLLDAQVRILDKQGRELPAGEVGLIYVRQPAYADFSYKGRDEARRQMERDGLITLGDMGYLDEEGFLYVCDRDSDMVISGGVNIYPAEIENELLRHPLVADCAVIGVPDAEYGERLLALIETSQPGALAEAELRDWLKGRLAAYKLPRSFAFQALPRDDNGKIAKRKLRDAHWAATQRKV
- a CDS encoding SDR family oxidoreductase codes for the protein MFETHLFQGQRVLVTGGGTGLGLAMATRLAELGAEVHLCGRRLAVVQQACDRLQADLGARAFAHELDIRQPEAVNAVIDRIWSAHGPLTALINNAAGNFVSRTEDLSINGFHAISDIVFRGTFYVTQAVGRRWISEGLPGAVLSIVVTWVDTGSPFVVPSAMSKAGLDAMTKSLAVEWGPRRIRLNAIAPGVIPTQGASQRLRPRIEGNEDSADRRRLDNPMRRLGTDEDIGNMAAFILAPGNSWLNGQTITLDGGDALANGAYFTEYQAWDDADWAHARQMARAASRPATQDAAQEGAPA
- a CDS encoding c-type cytochrome; this translates as MPYVSYHRMTREDSDLIYGYLMNTRPVARPNHKPELPFPFNLRVLMFGWKTLFLSGDPLPVGSQGHSPAWLRGQYLGNVMGHCAECHTPRGLFGQMQKDQWLQGGTLSLFTAPDITAKGLAARGWTSGGMAQFLQAGFSAHGSAFDEMHEVIANSTRHFTGEDIAALSTFLLGDTPPTAQALPAPAADTSPALDGGRRHYMALCASCHGSEGLGRSLTMPPLAGNSTVRQADARNLVLAILVGLPKHPGGSERPTPLPGMPGFMGDLDDAQVAELASFMRATMGGLPADVTASQVAQLRGAATKAGHGPAP